One Pyxidicoccus xibeiensis genomic window carries:
- a CDS encoding TonB C-terminal domain-containing protein, producing MDGPPAAAPRADLSPPPADPPRVRDVPRADAPRADVPPPADRSLARDVPRADVPRAAPPLPPDRPLARDTPRADASRADLSLPPADRPLAPDAPRAEAPRADLFPPRDIPTAEPAPAPGSRLLLAARAVTAPVAQGDAVAVLDAGVPDPQPPSAQALVQDLVSESVGRGKVDRGLVHPYFGQLGKALVKAWDADRSVQEHGLQGYFDMGMERSRAYSRIWLERAENYGASGAFAKKDTPEENRRRPASVVGDTALQARREMRKQMREEFRATRRAVIRVVQDGQGRLVDVQLVEPSHQPEVDKEAIKDVRAAAEQLPPPPPEAVGNREHIVSLWQFELIISISPPIPSFTFEFDEALGFIDTRMPLDRRIYKRVRLLEVR from the coding sequence ATGGACGGGCCGCCCGCCGCCGCGCCCCGGGCGGACCTGTCGCCCCCGCCAGCGGACCCACCGCGGGTCCGCGACGTGCCGCGCGCCGATGCGCCTCGTGCAGACGTGCCCCCTCCAGCGGACCGTTCGCTCGCCCGCGACGTGCCGCGTGCCGATGTGCCTCGCGCAGCCCCGCCACTTCCACCGGACCGTCCGCTCGCCCGTGACACGCCGCGCGCCGATGCGTCCCGCGCAGACCTGTCACTCCCTCCAGCGGACCGACCGCTCGCCCCCGACGCGCCGCGCGCGGAGGCACCCCGAGCGGACCTCTTCCCTCCACGGGACATTCCCACCGCGGAGCCCGCCCCCGCTCCCGGCTCACGGCTGCTGCTGGCGGCGCGCGCGGTGACGGCGCCAGTGGCCCAGGGTGACGCGGTCGCCGTCCTGGACGCGGGAGTCCCGGACCCACAACCGCCCTCTGCGCAGGCGCTGGTGCAGGACCTCGTCTCGGAGAGCGTGGGCCGGGGCAAGGTGGACCGGGGGCTGGTGCATCCGTACTTCGGCCAGCTCGGCAAGGCGCTGGTGAAGGCGTGGGACGCGGACCGCTCGGTGCAGGAGCATGGCCTGCAGGGCTACTTCGACATGGGCATGGAGCGGAGCCGTGCGTACTCACGCATCTGGCTGGAGCGCGCGGAGAACTACGGCGCCTCGGGTGCGTTCGCGAAGAAGGACACCCCGGAGGAGAACCGGCGCAGGCCCGCCAGCGTCGTGGGAGACACCGCGCTCCAGGCGCGCCGCGAGATGCGCAAGCAGATGCGCGAGGAGTTCCGCGCCACCCGCCGTGCCGTCATCCGCGTGGTGCAGGACGGCCAGGGCCGCCTGGTGGACGTGCAGCTCGTGGAGCCCAGTCACCAGCCGGAGGTGGACAAGGAGGCCATCAAGGACGTGCGGGCCGCCGCCGAGCAGCTGCCCCCTCCACCTCCCGAGGCCGTGGGCAACCGGGAGCACATCGTCAGCCTGTGGCAGTTCGAGCTGATCATCTCCATCAGCCCGCCCATTCCCTCGTTCACCTTCGAGTTCGACGAGGCGCTCGGCTTCATCGACACCCGCATGCCGCTGGACCGCCGCATCTACAAGCGCGTGCGGCTGCTGGAGGTCCGCTAG
- a CDS encoding type VI secretion system Vgr family protein: MAGSGRPTAFTLHVGSYGAEALHVGAFSGTEGLSRLFDFRVDFHPRDGEPLQAADMVGRDALLTVEVRDAEPRYVHGYVRALEALGERGGRRRYRAYVAPTLWRLTQANGCRIFQNKSVPDILKQVLEAAGVEFRLALSGSCAPREYCVQYRESDFTFLSRLMEWEGLSYYFEHTDEAHTLVVVDAPSAYPPLPGGAVLPVRPDDGRAYSGEFLSRLELVHRLRPGAVHVKDFDFEKPVLDVSGKKTDPKGLAALELYDYPAGHASPGAGKNTARVRMEAAGMGGRTLVGQSISPRLVPGHVLEVDTPEDGTFAGEYLLTEVTHSGTHPETNTGSESLLGLYRNHFQLLPQGTPFRPRQLTPVPVIPGLQTATVVGPDGEELHTDAHGRVKVQFHWDREGKQDDKSSCWVRVGQPWGGVGWGHVWLPRIGQEVLVRFLEGDPDRPLIAGAVYNGTNATPYALPDEKTKSTNKSASSPGSGGFNEVRIEDAAGEEEVFTHAQKDEDLVTENDKDQQVFGFEDLLVKKDRKRTVEGNQKLDVQRDDVAAIEGNQTLTVQGNRSTRTAASHDEAVEGNQTMTVARGQKHFVAQGALESVGAAKATTIGAAYAVTVGLAYNEATGGLRSTEVGGLHTEFVLGSKQLTVSKDTLLKAGGDSQTEVAKGMTLTVGKDLTEQVGRDSHLEIKDGLAWLAKTFDVKADTLSIIVGGKVYLRVEKSGKVQFFGKTITLEGTDLKAKGAKVQLLAAGSVSSGSVDKVKIDALPQPKKAMASVEIAVKTPGGQPLANQAFEITLKDGTVKKGTLDGNGCAKVEEMLPGSYDISFPGLEGFLTEG, translated from the coding sequence ATGGCGGGTTCAGGAAGACCAACGGCCTTCACGCTGCACGTCGGCTCGTACGGTGCGGAGGCGCTGCACGTCGGCGCCTTCTCGGGCACGGAGGGGCTGAGCCGCCTGTTCGACTTCCGGGTGGACTTCCACCCCAGGGACGGCGAGCCGCTCCAGGCCGCGGACATGGTGGGCCGGGACGCGCTGCTCACGGTGGAGGTGCGGGACGCCGAGCCCCGGTACGTGCACGGGTACGTCCGCGCGCTGGAGGCGCTGGGGGAGCGCGGCGGGCGCAGGCGCTACCGGGCCTACGTGGCGCCGACGCTGTGGCGGCTGACGCAGGCCAACGGCTGCCGCATCTTCCAGAACAAGTCCGTGCCCGACATCCTCAAGCAGGTGCTGGAGGCGGCGGGCGTGGAGTTCCGCCTGGCGCTGAGCGGCAGCTGTGCCCCGCGCGAGTACTGCGTGCAGTACCGCGAGTCGGACTTCACCTTCCTCAGCCGCCTCATGGAGTGGGAGGGGCTGTCCTACTACTTCGAGCACACCGACGAGGCCCACACGCTGGTGGTGGTGGACGCCCCGTCGGCATACCCGCCGCTGCCCGGGGGCGCCGTGCTGCCCGTGCGCCCGGACGACGGCCGCGCCTACAGCGGCGAGTTCCTCTCCCGCCTGGAGCTGGTGCACCGGCTGCGCCCGGGCGCGGTGCACGTGAAGGACTTCGACTTCGAGAAGCCGGTGCTGGACGTGTCCGGCAAGAAGACCGACCCGAAGGGCCTCGCCGCGCTGGAGCTCTACGACTACCCCGCCGGCCACGCGAGCCCGGGGGCGGGCAAGAACACCGCCCGGGTGCGCATGGAGGCAGCGGGCATGGGCGGCCGCACGCTGGTGGGGCAGAGCATCTCCCCGCGCCTCGTGCCCGGCCACGTGCTGGAGGTGGACACGCCCGAGGACGGCACCTTCGCCGGAGAGTACCTGCTCACGGAGGTGACGCACTCGGGCACGCACCCGGAGACGAACACCGGGAGCGAGTCGCTGCTGGGCCTGTACCGCAACCACTTCCAGCTGCTGCCGCAGGGCACGCCCTTCCGCCCGCGCCAGCTCACGCCGGTGCCGGTGATTCCCGGCCTGCAGACGGCCACGGTGGTGGGCCCCGACGGCGAGGAGCTCCACACCGACGCGCACGGCCGCGTGAAGGTGCAGTTCCACTGGGACCGGGAAGGCAAGCAGGACGACAAGTCGTCGTGCTGGGTGCGCGTGGGGCAGCCGTGGGGCGGCGTGGGCTGGGGCCACGTGTGGCTGCCGCGCATCGGCCAGGAGGTGCTGGTGCGCTTCCTCGAGGGCGACCCGGACCGGCCCCTCATCGCCGGCGCCGTGTACAACGGCACCAACGCCACGCCGTATGCGCTCCCGGACGAGAAGACGAAGTCCACCAACAAGAGCGCGTCCAGTCCCGGCAGCGGCGGCTTCAATGAGGTGCGCATCGAGGATGCCGCGGGCGAGGAGGAGGTCTTCACGCACGCGCAGAAGGACGAGGACCTCGTCACGGAGAACGACAAGGACCAGCAGGTGTTCGGCTTCGAGGACCTGCTGGTGAAGAAGGACCGCAAGCGCACGGTGGAGGGCAACCAGAAGCTGGACGTCCAGCGCGACGACGTGGCCGCCATCGAGGGGAACCAGACGCTCACCGTCCAGGGCAACCGGAGCACGCGCACCGCCGCCAGCCATGACGAGGCGGTGGAGGGCAACCAGACGATGACGGTGGCCAGGGGGCAAAAGCACTTCGTGGCCCAGGGGGCCCTGGAGAGCGTGGGGGCCGCGAAGGCCACCACCATCGGCGCGGCCTACGCGGTGACCGTGGGCCTGGCCTACAACGAGGCCACCGGCGGGCTGCGCAGCACCGAGGTGGGCGGCCTGCACACCGAGTTCGTGCTCGGCTCGAAGCAGCTCACCGTCAGCAAGGACACCCTGCTGAAGGCCGGTGGCGACTCGCAGACGGAGGTCGCCAAGGGCATGACGCTCACCGTGGGCAAGGACCTCACGGAGCAGGTGGGCCGGGACTCGCACCTGGAAATCAAGGACGGGCTGGCGTGGCTCGCCAAGACGTTCGACGTGAAGGCGGACACGCTCTCCATCATCGTGGGCGGCAAGGTCTACCTGCGGGTGGAGAAGTCCGGGAAGGTGCAGTTCTTCGGGAAGACCATCACCCTGGAGGGCACGGACCTGAAGGCGAAGGGCGCGAAGGTCCAGCTGCTGGCGGCGGGCTCGGTGTCCAGCGGCTCCGTGGACAAGGTGAAGATTGACGCCCTGCCGCAGCCGAAGAAGGCGATGGCCTCCGTGGAGATCGCCGTGAAGACGCCGGGGGGCCAGCCGCTGGCGAACCAGGCCTTCGAAATCACCCTCAAGGACGGCACCGTGAAGAAGGGGACGCTCGACGGCAACGGCTGCGCCAAGGTGGAGGAGATGCTCCCCGGCTCCTACGACATCTCCTTCCCTGGCCTGGAAGGCTTCCTCACCGAGGGCTGA